A stretch of Malus sylvestris chromosome 11, drMalSylv7.2, whole genome shotgun sequence DNA encodes these proteins:
- the LOC126589096 gene encoding probable disease resistance protein At4g27220 isoform X1, translating into MEIIIAIASKIGQCLVKPIGREFCYLFNYHSNLESLQAETKKLFDKKNGVQGLVDAAKRNGLIIKPDVQSWLKNVNDDMVKKVLQFEVEINKRCVCRWSLSRKAYKIKQEVLQLQNGGTFENVAHPAPPPEIWSTFEKGFKDFKSRQANMNEVIEGLKREEVRMIGICGMGGVGKTTMVKEIITRLAKLNLFDNIVMATVSHSPSIRTIQSEIADEIGLQFKEESEPERARRLHGRLMGIERILIVLDDAWTELGFAAIGLPYGDAHKGCKVLLTSRDSDVCNRMGSQQIIAVPILTTEESDELFREMLGESFNDPDLRSIAKDVVEECGGLPIAIVTVGKALEKKTKHEWDDALNQLRNSTPVNIPGVNDKVYSSIKWSYDRLESDEARSCLLLCCLFPEDYDIPIEYLVRYGWGRGYFSNSFTLEDTRNRVHSLVDQLQRRFLLIDSSKRETTKMHDIVRDVAISIASRDPHGFLIRSNAENNGWSNLATYDHYTTISLVGKLEIPVGLKCPKLELLQTMKGRFSEGSMDIICDAMKELKVLALVQMKNRGSSSSLGLLKNLRTLILNRSKFDGMSTDVIGSLENLEVLSFRDCYDLDELPREIGRLKQLRLLDTTNCRNLEVIPHGIFSSLCRLEELYMMGSFNEWEIGRGREDKGMASISEVMSLSDHLKVLAIEIPSVIHLLTKDIVLKSPTIRFHIRCATWGGHFSEMSTYAFENCLEISESDARELESQAVRLLLKKSKKLFLHNVENLSVLTDLDQEAFQDLNDLRIEIRPNTEYLANGISTIQLSDGFLTNLRFLKLGSCGVLKFVFSLSAARNLVQLQELDIGGCDQMEEIVSKQGREHEEEADMISFHKLTNLSFWGLQSLVGFFQANKLYSNQEEETTARVKHQSAGIFEKAIFPSKCISWFPSLEEVHLKRVKFEGVLFDLKIHRVMDGQTTPIFPHLRNLNIFYCSFTHLWKNIPSRFQGFQNLRYLNIEGCSCLEYVFSHLIARELLNLEEVTISGCPDKETIVRITEENEEEATKYMISFPKLNTFKLKDLPRLTSLCPEGFTFLWSSTKNMHVERCEKLKTLGAVIPQRNKLENKSEKDSTSHDFSTSPTRPSNWCPAGCGCTPYSRPNAHRSIEILPRPINLEVTPTNLEDSNDDDNLENLVVHDCASLEVIFQLKGPKHEESSHSVEAFNKLRFLQLYTLPSLTHVWETGSSQQMFTGSSFGNLKSLEIHRCNQLKYLFSSSIVKLLVSVEDIRVYNCEQMEEIVAAEEETAEVITLPKVKSIKLLRLPKLKYFCGEAYTLKLPSLEFLSVISVQDLRPFDPNHVDTHNPRLQVKTAFRQEWTETSMSLRNIYDTSEDENEDDDDKLYSEDENEDDEFYGEDEDD; encoded by the exons ATGGAAATTATAATTGCAATTGCCTCAAAAATTGGACAGTGCTTGGTCAAACCAATAGGAAGAGAGTTTTGCTATTTGTTTAATTACCATTCCAACCTTGAAAGTCTTCAGGCTGAGACAAAAAAGCTTTTTGACAAGAAAAATGGAGTGCAGGGATTGGTAGATGCTGCCAAAAGGAACGGTCTAATCATCAAACCTGATGTTCAGAGTTGGCTAAAGAATGTGAACGACGACATGGTCAAAAAAGTGTTGCAGTTTGAGGTTGAAATTAACAAGCGATGTGTGTGTCGATGGAGCTTGAGTCGGAAAGCCTATAAGATTAAACAAGAAGTTCTTCAGCTCCAAAACGGAGgaacatttgaaaatgtggcCCATCCTGCACCTCCACCAGAGATATGGTCAACATTCGAAAAAGGTTTTAAGGATTTTAAGTCCAGACAGGCAAACATGAATGAGGTGATAGAGGGTTTGAAGAGGGAAGAAGTACGAATGATCGGGATTTGTGGAATGGGGGGTGTGGGTAAAACCACAATGGTAAAAGAAATCATCACAAGATTGGCAAAACTGAACCTGTTTGATAATATTGTAATGGCAACTGTGTCTCATAGTCCAAGTATTAGGACGATCCAGTCGGAAATTGCAGACGAAATAGGTTTGCAATTTAAGGAGGAATCCGAGCCCGAAAGAGCACGAAGGCTACATGGGAGACTCATGGGCATAGAGAGGATCCTGATTGTATTAGATGATGCATGGACAGAGCTTGGTTTTGCGGCTATAGGACTTCCTTACGGAGATGCTCATAAAGGGTGCAAAGTTTTGTTGACATCACGAGATTCGGACGTTTGCAACAGGATGGGAAGTCAACAAATTATTGCAGTCCCGATTTTAACAACAGAAGAATCAGATGAGCTCTTTCGAGAAATGCTAGGTGAATCCTTCAATGATCCTGATTTACGTTCCATTGCAAAAGATGTCGTGGAGGAATGTGGAGGTTTACCTATTGCAATTGTAACTGTTGGAAAAGCCCTAGAAAAGAAAACGAAGCATGAATGGGATGATGCCCTTAATCAGCTGCGAAATTCTACCCCAGTGAACATCCCTGGAGTGAATGACAAAGTTTATTCTAGCATAAAATGGAGTTATGATAGATTGGAGAGTGATGAAGCCAGGTCATGtcttttactttgttgtttatttccaGAAGATTATGATATTCCAATTGAGTATTTAGTTCGATATGGGTGGGGTCGAGGATATTTTAGCAACAGCTTTACTTTGGAAGATACAAGAAATAGAGTGCATTCTTTGGTTGACCAACTACAAAGAAGGTTTTTGTTGATAGATAGTAGCAAGAGGGAGACTACGAAAATGCATGACATAGTTCGCGATGTTGCTATATCGATTGCTTCAAGAGATCCACATGGATTTCTGATAAGAAGTAATGCTGAAAATAATGGGTGGTCAAATTTAGCTACGTATGACCATTACACTACAATCTCACTTGTTGGCAAATTGGAGATTCCAGTTGGTTTGAAATGCCCAAAACTTGAGCTTCTACAAACGATGAAAGGACGTTTTTCGGAAGGCAGCATGGACATCATTTGTGATGCGATGAAAGAACTGAAGGTTTTAGCTTTGGTGCAAATGAAAAACAGAGGCTCATCAAGCTCACTAGGATTACTGAAGAACCTGCGGACCTTGATCCTAAATCGGTCTAAATTTGATGGCATGTCTACTGATGTTATTGGgagtttggagaatttagaagTCCTCAGCTTTCGGGATTGTTATGACTTGGATGAGTTGCCGAGGGAAATTGGAAGACTTAAACAGTTGAGGTTGTTAGATACGACAAACTGCAGGAATCTTGAGGTGATTCCACATGGTATCTTCTCCAGCTTATGTAGACTTGAAGAGTTGTATATGATGGGTAGCTTTAATGAATGGGAAattggaagaggaagagaagatAAGGGGATGGCAAGCATTTCTGAGGTGATGTCTCTGTCTGATCATTTGAAGGTTTTAGCCATAGAGATACCCAGTGTCATCCACTTGTTGACAAAAGACATAGTCTTGAAAAGCCCAACAATAAGATTCCATATACGCTGTGCAACATGGGGAGGGCATTTTTCGGAGATGAGTACTTATGCATTCGAAAATTGTTTGGAGATTAGTGAAAGTGATGCAAGGGAGTTGGAGAGTCAAGCAGTTAgacttttgttgaaaaaatctaaaaaattgtttttgcaCAATGTGGAGAATTTATCTGTCCTCACTGATTTAGACCAAGAGGCATTTCAAGATTTGAATGATTTACGTATTGAGATTCGTCCAAATACAGAGTATCTTGCAAATGGAATAAGTACGATCCAGCTTTCGGATGGCTTTTTGACCAACCTAAGATTCCTTAAATTGGGAAGTTGTGGTGTCTTAAAATTTGTCTTTTCACTATCAGCAGCGAGAAACTTGGTACAGCTCCAGGAATTAGATATTGGTGGATGTGATCAAATGGAAGAAATTGTGTCGAAGCAGGGGAGGGAACATGAGGAGGAAGCCGATATGATATCTTTCCATAAATTAACCAATTTGAGTTTCTGGGGTCTACAGAGTTTGGTTGGTTTCTTCCAAGCCAACAAGCTATACTCCAACCAAGAAGAG gaAACAACGGCAAGGGTTAAGCATCAATCTGCAGGCATATTTGAAAAAGCAATATTTCCATCAAAGTGCATTTCATGGTTTCCAAGTTTAGAAGAGGTACACTTGAAGCGTGTGAAGTTTGAAGGCGTGCTATTTGATCTGAAAATCCATAGAGTTATGGATGGGCAGACAACTCCAATATTTCCCCATTTACGTAATTTGAATATATTCTATTGTTCATTTACACACTTGTGGAAAAACATTCCGTCTAGATTTCAGGGCTTCCaaaatttgagatatttgaacaTAGAAGGATGTTCTTGTCTAGAATATGTGTTCTCGCATTTAATTGCCCGGGAACTTTTGAATCTTGAAGAGGTAACGATATCTGGATGTCCGGACAAGGAAACTATAGTCAGAATCACAGAGGAAAATGAGGAAGAGGCGACAAAATACATGATTTCGTTTCCGAAACTGAACACATTTAAACTAAAAGACCTGCCTCGTCTCACCAGTCTTTGTCCAGAGGGATTTACATTTCTATGGTCATCCACAAAAAATATGCACGTGGAAAGATGTGAAAAATTGAAGACATTGGGTGCTGTAATTCCACAAAGAAATAAGTTGGAGAATAAGTCTGAGAAGGATTCAACAAGTCATGATTTCAGCACTTCTCCAACACGTCCATCAAATTGGTGCCCTGCTGGATGTGGATGCACACCATATTCAAGACCAAACGCCCACCGCTCCATTGAAATATTGCCACGTCCAATTAATCTGGAG GTTACACCAACTAATCTTGAAGACTCAAATGATGATGACAATCTCGAAAATCTTGTTGTCCATGACTGTGCATCATTGGAAGTGATTTTCCAACTCAAGGGACCAAAGCATGAAGAAAGTAGTCACTCCGTTGAAGCATTCAATAAATTGAGGTTCTTGCAGTTATATACATTGCCAAGTTTAACGCATGTTTGGGAGACAGGTAGTTCACAACAAATGTTCACAGGTAGCAGCTTCGGAAACTTGAAATCGTTGGAGATCCATCGTTGCAACCAGTTGAAATACTTGTTTTCTTCGTCCATAGTCAAACTTCTTGTGAGTGTAGAGGACATAAGAGTTTATAACTGTGAGCAGATGGAAGAAATCGTTGCCGCAGAAGAAGAAACAGCTGAAGTAATTACATTGCCTAAAGTGAAGTCCATCAAGCTTTTAAGGCTGCCAAAACTCAAGtatttttgtggtgaagcttatACTTTGAAGTTGCCGTCTTTGGAGTTCTTGAGCGTTATTAGTGTGCAAGACTTAAGGCCATTTGATCCTAACCATGTTGACACGCATAATCCCCGATTGCAAGTAAAAACCGCATTTCGACAGGAATGGACGGAGACCTCAATGTCACTAAGGAATATTTATGACACAAG TGAGGATGAAAATGAAGATGACGATGACAAATTGTACAGTGAGGATGAAAATGAAGATGACGAATTCTATGGGGAGGATGAAGATGACTAA